The nucleotide sequence TTATTATTATTATCTAAAAAATTTATAGGAGAGTTCTAAGAACATGGAAAATTCTCAATCCCTTCTTAATAAGATTGAAGATCTTAAAAAAGAAGTAAGAATGCTAAAAGAAGAAAATACAAAAACTAAGAGGAATCTTATGTGGAAGGTTAGAAAACTTGAAAAAGATAAAGTTCTAACTGAAAACGAAAAAATTCGTCTTGAAAGAGAGACAAAGTCTCTCAGAGGAGAAGTTGAAAGATTTAGGTCTCCTCCATTAGTCCTAGCTACTATTATGGAAATTCTTGATGAAAATAGAATGACTGTAAAAAGTAGTACTGGTCCTCATTTCGTAATTAATTATTCAAAATTCTTAGATGAAAAGTTATTGGTACCAGGTTCAAGAGTTGCATTAAATCAACAAACATTTAGTGTTGTTGATGTGCTTCCTGCTGAAAAAGATCCAAATGTATCTGGTATGGAAATCGAAGAAAAACCAAATGTTACATATGATTCTATTGGTGGACTTGAAGAACAAGTAATGGAAGTTAAAGAAACTGTTGAACTTCCTCTTAAAAAGCCAGAATTATTTGAAAAAATTGGTATTGAACCACCAAAAGGAGTCCTTCTTTATGGACCTCCTGGAACTGGTAAAACATTACTTGCTAAAGCTGTTGCTAGTGAAACAAATGCAACATTTATTAAAATTGTTGCTTCTGAATTTGTTAAAAAATACATTGGTGAAGGAGCGAGGATGGTTAGAGAAGTCTTTGATTTAGCTAAAGAAAAAGCTCCAAGTATTATTTTCATCGATGAAATTGATGCTGTTGCTGCAAAAAGACTTAAAAGTTCTACTAGTGGTGATAGGGAAGTACAACGTACTTTGATGCAATTACTTGCAGAACTTGATGGATTTGAATCTAGAGGAGATATTGGTATTGTAGGTGCTACAAATAGGCCAGATATTCTTGATCCTGCACTTTTAAGACCAGGAAGATTTGATAGGTTCATTGAAGTTCCTATTCCAAACGAGGATGGTAGAAAAGAAATTTTAAAAATCCATACTTCTAAAATGTCTTTATCTGAAGAAGCTGATATTGATCTTCTTGCAACCCTTACTGAAGGTGTTTCTGGTGCAGATTTAAAAGCTATTTGTACTGAAGCTGGAATGTTCGCAATAAGGGAAGAAAGAGATGAAGTTCTTGTAGCTGACTTCATGGACGCTGTTGATAAAATCATGGGCGTTGAACACGATGAAGAATACAAAAAAGAAGCTGGAGTAATGTTTGGTTAATTTATTAACTAATTATTATCTTTAATTTTTCTTTAATTTATTTTTTATATTTTATTTTTATTTCATTATTTATTTTTTAAATTCATAAAGATTTTTTAATAATCATTTTTTATTAAATATCTTAATATTAGCCAATGATGAACCCTATGAGCTCTGATATGTGATGAATGATGGGCGAACTGAGGCTAATTCTTTCTTATTTTTTATTTAATTATTTTATTTATCTTTGGAATAGTATTTATTTTTTAATTTTATTTTACTATTTAAAAAATAATTTATTCGCCTTCAAAATCATTTAAATTCATCTTATTTTCAGTTTCAACTATTTTTGGAAGTTTTCCTATAGTACCGACTGATTCTCCCACAATAATTAAAGCTCCTGTATAATGTTCTTTGAATTTTTCTGCTGCGATTAATCCATTTTCAACAGCATCTTCGTCTTTTTTTCCATTAACTTCATTGCCTATTGATGTAGCTAATCCATCAGATATACTAGCTTGGTTAGATATTATTGTCACACTATCAGACCTTCCATAGCTAAGAGAATATCCTACAGAACCAGATGAAGAACATACTCCAAATTTTTGATTCTTTTTCTTAAAATCAAATTCAAAACCAATTTTACCACTTAGGGGAGACTTTCCTGCATAAATACCAAAAATAACTTTTTCTTTATTATAATTATTTAAAAAAGCTATGTCTCCTCCATTATCTATGATTGAATAATTAGATCCTTTTTCAACTAAATAATCAAGTGAAAGTTCAGCTATTGTTCCAGCTAATGTAGCTGTTGGCCCTACATTAGCAATTTTTGATCCATTTACCATTAGTTTGATAATTTCAGGGATTTCATCTATGTTTTCATCTTTTTTGATTTTGTAAGGTTTTAAAGTCTTTGCAAATAATGGATTGTTTTTAATATATTGTTTCACATGATTTCTTTCTTTGATTATGAAATTTTCTAAACTTTCTTTATTTTCTAATATTCCATTATTATCTATAATTTTCCCATTATCTAATATTTTTTTGTTATTTGACTTTTCTTTCTCATTATAATTACTATTTCCAGTATTGATATCTGAAACTAGATTTATTTTAGTTTCTTCAATTTCTATTCGTTTTTTATATAACATATTTTTAAATAATGTATCGATACTCATTAATTAATAATATTATCTTTTTAGATATAAATTTCTACCCATTATATTAAAATTTATTCATTATTATAATAAGATTTATAATAATTATCCCTATTAATTTTGTTTTTACAAAAAACTTATTTAAATGATAAAACAAATATACAAAGTGATGTTTAATAGAGGCGATGAAAAAATAACTAATGAAAATATAATCATTAAAGGAAGACCAAATCTTTTTCTTAGTTGTAAAAAGGTTTTTGTTTTACTTATTATTTTAGGGGCTCTGTCTTATACAGCTCCTATTGTAATAAATTATATTAGTGAGATGCAAGTTCAGTTAGTTAGAGTTGTGAACTTACCATTGACTGGACTTGCTACAATTATTACATTTTTATTGACATTTTTAATTATTATTTGGATTATCTGGACATTGGTCTCTTGGACAGCTAAGGAATATATTATTTCTGATCATAGAATAACTTATAAATCTGGAATTATCTTAAAAAAAACGATTCATATGCCTTATGCTAAAATTCAGGATATTATTGTATCTCAAGGAATTTTAGGTAAAATTGCCTCAGTTGGAACAGTCACTGCTTTCAGTGGCTTTGATGATTCTAAATTAGAACTGAAAAATATTTCTAAACCTTACAATGTTGAAGAAACTATTTTTGAAGAAATAAATAAATTGAATTATCCTTATCCTGGTCAAGGTATTCCAATGAACCAAGGATTTAACGGTCCTAATTTTAATAATATTTCTCATACTAATGATAATCAAGGTATTTATGATAATCATGAATATTATGATGATCATAATGGATTTAATAATTATAATAATTATAATAATAATTATCCTAGAAATAACTTTAATAATGATCCTAGATATCCTAAAAATAATTTCAATAATCTTTTTGATGAAAACTATCAAAATAACAATAATCAAAACAATAACATCAGAAATGAAGTAAATTTTGGATATCCAAATGATTCTAACAGAAACCCTAATGCTAGAATAAAAGACAATTATTTATCACAGAATGGAAATGATGCAGAACATAAAAAAGTTTATGGTCCAATTAATAATAATGATTTTCCATTTTTGAATAAAGATAAAAATAATGTAAATGATTATGTTGAAAATCCTGAAGAATATAGGAATTCTTCAACATTTTTAGGAAATAACTCTGATAATAAAGAGAATAACGTTCAATCAACATCTGATAATAATAATGGCAATACTAATGATAATATTGATGAGAATAATGATGATAGGAATTATAGGGATAACAGAAATAATTTAAATAATAAGAATTCTACAATTGATGATGGCTATATTGTTGATGAAAACGATTATTTTGATCAAACTATGAACCGAGCTATGAATAATTTAGATGATGGTTTGAAGTTTATGCATAATAATAATAATAATAATAATAAAAACGATAATATAAACAATAATCATGATGATTATAATCAAAAAAACATTAATCAACAAAGAAACCAATATGATAATCAATATAGTTCTGATCAACATAATAATAACAATAATAATCAATACAATAACGATCAATACAATAATAATCAATATAATAGTAATCAACAAAATAATGATCAATATGCTACTGAATATAATAAAAATGATCAATATAATAATAACCAGTATAATAACGATCAATTTGATAATCAATATAATAATCAACAGTATAATAATAAAAATGATGAGTTTAATCAAAATAATGCTCAACAAAATGTTAAACAGAACTATAATCCTCAAAATTACCAGAAAAATCAGAATTATAATCAACAACAATATGTTAATCAGAATGAAAATCAGAATAAAAATGTTAATTATAAAAAACCTGAAACAAAAGAAGATAAATCTCGTGCTGTCTTAGAAAGACATTTTAAGAAATTTAAGAAATAGGATTTATTTATTTCTTGTATAATTTTATATTATCTAAATTTTTATATATTTTTTATATTTTATATTCTATATTTTTATATATTTATATCAATATTAATATATTTTTTATATTGTATTTCATTTCTATATCTATTAATGAACTTATGTAATATATATTATCTAAAATTACCTTATTAAATCCATTAAAATGTTAAATATTAAATATTATTATATAAATATTTAAAATAGAATATTTATGAAAATATTAATATATTTATTAAACAATCTATTCTTAAATATTATATTTCATTAATAATCTGTTTTATAATATATCATAAATTCTAATCTTTAAATTTTTAATTATCTGAGTACTAGGTGTAATAATGACTTTTGATTATGATGTAGCTATTGTTGGTGCAGGGCCAATTGGTTCAACATTGGCCTATAAAATTGCTAATTGTGGATATAGCGTTGTAATGTTGGAGAAGAAAAAAAAAGTTGGAGTTCCTCTTCAATGTGCAGGAATTGTTAGTAAAAAGTTAAGAGATTTTAATGAAATTCCTGATGAATTAATTTTAAATGAAGCTAAAGGAGCCTATTTATACTCAGTTAATCACTCTTTAAAGGTTGAAAAAGATGAAACTGAAGCTTTAATAATTGATAGGGTAGCTTATGATCAATTTTTAGTTAAAAAAGCTATAGATGCAGGGGCTAAATTGTTTAATAAATATAAGGTTATTGAAGTTAATTCTAAAACTGGGCTAGTTAAATGCCAAAATAACGAAGAAATTCATGCAAAAGTTATTGTTGGTGCTGATGGTTCTAAATCATTCATTTCTGGATTATTTAATAAAGAATTTAAATATTTCAATGCTTCACAATATTTGATTAAGACTGATACTTCTTTTGATTTTAATAATAATGATATTAGAAGGGGTAATAGTACTAATAATACTAATAATAAAAATAATTGTAGTAATAGTGATAATAATTATAATAATAATCCACGAATCGATTTTGTAGATATTTTTGCTATTTCAAAGATTTTACCTGGTTTCCTATGGTGTATTCCAACTTCAAAAAATAGGTATAGGATAGGATTATTTTCAAATAATAATTATAAAGATCAAAAAAAGGTATTAAATGAATTTTTAGATAATGATAATAGATTTAATAACTGTACTGTTCTTGAAAGATATCATGGAAAAATTCCTATTTTTGAAAAGAATAAAAAACTTGTTAATGAAAGGATTATTCTTATTGGTGATGCAGCATCACAACTAAAACCTACTACTGGGGGAGGACTCATTATTGGTTTTGATACTTGTAATATAGCTAAAGATGCTATTATAAAATTTTTAGATAAAACTAATGAGGATAATAATAAAAATGAAAATAATAATTTAGATTTATTAAAAGATTATGAAAAAAATTTCAAGAAAAAATATTCTAAAGAGCTTAGTTATCAACTTAAAGTTCAAAAAACGATTGAAATACTTTCTGATGAAGATTTAGATTATATGTTCACTAAACTTAAGGATAAAAATGCTGAAGAAATTATCTCTAAATATGGAGATATGGATAAACAGTCTGTATTAGTAAAAGAATTCATAAAGAGAGGGTTAATTTTTTCAATCATTCCAAAAGTTTTTTTCAGAAAATTAATAAATATATGGTCTATTTAATAGTTTTAATCATATTTAATGTAACTGGATATTATTATATTAATTATAATTTATTAAAATTATAATTTATTATTTTATTAAAATAAATTCTTTAAATTTATTTAAATTTTTTATATTTCTTTAAATTTTTTATTATTTTTATAAATTTTTTATTTTTATAGGTTTAAAACCAAAGTTTTTTATTATTTTTTTAAAATTATTTATTTTTATAAATTTAAAAATCAAACTTTTTTATTTTTAATAAATTTTTTTATTTTTATAGGTTTAAAACCAAAGTGTTTTTATTATTTAGAAAGAATTTAGAAAGAATAATATATGTATAAATGATATAAATATAAGTATGAAACCAAAAAAGATAGCTTGGGGAATTACTGGAGCTGGAGAAAAAATAGAAAAAACTTATGAAACAATGGTTGATATTCAAGAAAAATATAGAGACCAAGTTGATATAAGGGTTTTTGTTTCAAATGCTGGAAAACAGGTTTTAAAGTTTTATAGATTATACAAAAAAATCCAAGAAAATTTTCAGCATGTTTCTTTTGAAGTAAACTCAAATGCTCCATTTTTAGCAGGAGATGTTCAGTTACATAAGTATGAATTCTTACTAATTGCCCCTTGTACTTCTAACACAGTAGCTAAACTTGCAAGTAGAATTGGTGATACTATGATAACTAACGCGGTTATTATGGGACAAAAATCTAGAGTTCCTATTCACATAATGCCTGTTGATTTTAAAGAAGGAGTTACTGTTACTAAAATTCCTAACGGTGATGATTTAATCCTTGAATTAACTGAAGAGGATATTGATTGCGTTAGAAAGGTATCTAAAATGAAAAATACTCATGTATTTGAAGCTACTGATAAAATATATGATGTATTTGAAAAATATGTTAAATAATAATTGATAAAAGAATAAAAACATAACATATAAAACATAAAATATAAAAAATAATATATAAAGATTTAATGATTATAAAGATTTTAAAGATTCTAAAAATGATATAATGGGATTGTATTTCTGTTAAAATAATATTAATAGAATTATTAATAAAATATATGTAATATTAATATGAGAACAAAAATTAAATCAATTAAAATGTTTATTCATCTAATTAATAAAAAAATAAGAATCAAATCCTTTTAAACCATTTTAAATCCTTTAATTATACACATCCTCCACAGCTTGGAAGATCATCATCTGCATCATTGTTTTTTAGTTCTTGCAATGTTACTGATAAAAAATAATATTCAAATCCAGCTTCATCTTTTTGTTGAAGTAAAGGAGCCACTCCTTTAAAATAGCATTGAACTTCTCCTGTATTACCAATATCGTATGTTAATGGTTGAGAACTTTTAAACCCTTCAAAAAAATTTTTTATTTCTTCTATATTTTCTTGAGGAGTTCTAAAATTTACAGTCAATATTCCTTCTTGTCTGGCTTTTAATCCTACAAATTTTTCAGGAACTTCTATTTTTTCACCAGAATCTCTTTTAAAAATGATATTTTCAGATATTTCAGACATATTTTCGCCTTTTCCCTTTTTAATATAGTGTTTTTTCAATTATTTAATATAACTATTAATATACTTATTAATATACTTATTAATTCTACTTATTTATTAATAAATATACAATAAATATATTATTCACTATGATATATTATATTATTATATAATTTAGCATTGCTTACTAATTAATTTTTCTTATATTTTTCTTATTTTCACTATTTTTTCATTTATTTTTATTATAATTCTATTTACAATTTTATTCATATCTAATTTTCATTAAATTAATTTTATTTCTATAATTTTTTATATTTTTATAACTTTTTATATTTTTTTTAAAAAAATTCATTGTATTTTTTATATTTTTTATAATTTTTAGATTATTTCTAATAATCATTATTAATAATGATAATTATAATAAGATTTATATTGTTAAAAAAACATAATATTTCATGTTAAAAAACTTATATTTTAAAGTTAAAATAAAATTTTTTAAAGTTTATAAGAATAATCATAATAATAATCATAATAATCAGTGTTAAATTTTATTCATGAAATAATGTTTATTAATATGTATAAATACTTAAAAGTACTTATTGAATTATTTAATTTTGGGAGAGGTGTTGGTTTTGAAGGAAACTATCAAAGATATTGGTGCTAGAGTAAAAGAACTTAGAGAATTATCTGATTTTACAACAAAAGAAATGGCTGAAGAATGTAAAATTAGTGAAATAGAATATATTGAGTATGAAAATGGTGAAAAAGATATTCCTGCAAGTGTTCTCTATGAAATAGCTCATAAGTTTAAAGTGGATATGGGATTACTTCTTACTGGGGAAGAAACTCGAATGCATATATTTAACGTTACTAGAAAGGGTGATGGAGTTTCAGTAGA is from Methanobrevibacter sp. TMH8 and encodes:
- a CDS encoding proteasome-activating nucleotidase, whose translation is MENSQSLLNKIEDLKKEVRMLKEENTKTKRNLMWKVRKLEKDKVLTENEKIRLERETKSLRGEVERFRSPPLVLATIMEILDENRMTVKSSTGPHFVINYSKFLDEKLLVPGSRVALNQQTFSVVDVLPAEKDPNVSGMEIEEKPNVTYDSIGGLEEQVMEVKETVELPLKKPELFEKIGIEPPKGVLLYGPPGTGKTLLAKAVASETNATFIKIVASEFVKKYIGEGARMVREVFDLAKEKAPSIIFIDEIDAVAAKRLKSSTSGDREVQRTLMQLLAELDGFESRGDIGIVGATNRPDILDPALLRPGRFDRFIEVPIPNEDGRKEILKIHTSKMSLSEEADIDLLATLTEGVSGADLKAICTEAGMFAIREERDEVLVADFMDAVDKIMGVEHDEEYKKEAGVMFG
- a CDS encoding UPF0280 family protein; protein product: MSIDTLFKNMLYKKRIEIEETKINLVSDINTGNSNYNEKEKSNNKKILDNGKIIDNNGILENKESLENFIIKERNHVKQYIKNNPLFAKTLKPYKIKKDENIDEIPEIIKLMVNGSKIANVGPTATLAGTIAELSLDYLVEKGSNYSIIDNGGDIAFLNNYNKEKVIFGIYAGKSPLSGKIGFEFDFKKKNQKFGVCSSSGSVGYSLSYGRSDSVTIISNQASISDGLATSIGNEVNGKKDEDAVENGLIAAEKFKEHYTGALIIVGESVGTIGKLPKIVETENKMNLNDFEGE
- a CDS encoding PH domain-containing protein → MFNRGDEKITNENIIIKGRPNLFLSCKKVFVLLIILGALSYTAPIVINYISEMQVQLVRVVNLPLTGLATIITFLLTFLIIIWIIWTLVSWTAKEYIISDHRITYKSGIILKKTIHMPYAKIQDIIVSQGILGKIASVGTVTAFSGFDDSKLELKNISKPYNVEETIFEEINKLNYPYPGQGIPMNQGFNGPNFNNISHTNDNQGIYDNHEYYDDHNGFNNYNNYNNNYPRNNFNNDPRYPKNNFNNLFDENYQNNNNQNNNIRNEVNFGYPNDSNRNPNARIKDNYLSQNGNDAEHKKVYGPINNNDFPFLNKDKNNVNDYVENPEEYRNSSTFLGNNSDNKENNVQSTSDNNNGNTNDNIDENNDDRNYRDNRNNLNNKNSTIDDGYIVDENDYFDQTMNRAMNNLDDGLKFMHNNNNNNNKNDNINNNHDDYNQKNINQQRNQYDNQYSSDQHNNNNNNQYNNDQYNNNQYNSNQQNNDQYATEYNKNDQYNNNQYNNDQFDNQYNNQQYNNKNDEFNQNNAQQNVKQNYNPQNYQKNQNYNQQQYVNQNENQNKNVNYKKPETKEDKSRAVLERHFKKFKK
- a CDS encoding FAD-dependent monooxygenase; translated protein: MTFDYDVAIVGAGPIGSTLAYKIANCGYSVVMLEKKKKVGVPLQCAGIVSKKLRDFNEIPDELILNEAKGAYLYSVNHSLKVEKDETEALIIDRVAYDQFLVKKAIDAGAKLFNKYKVIEVNSKTGLVKCQNNEEIHAKVIVGADGSKSFISGLFNKEFKYFNASQYLIKTDTSFDFNNNDIRRGNSTNNTNNKNNCSNSDNNYNNNPRIDFVDIFAISKILPGFLWCIPTSKNRYRIGLFSNNNYKDQKKVLNEFLDNDNRFNNCTVLERYHGKIPIFEKNKKLVNERIILIGDAASQLKPTTGGGLIIGFDTCNIAKDAIIKFLDKTNEDNNKNENNNLDLLKDYEKNFKKKYSKELSYQLKVQKTIEILSDEDLDYMFTKLKDKNAEEIISKYGDMDKQSVLVKEFIKRGLIFSIIPKVFFRKLINIWSI
- the afpA gene encoding archaeoflavoprotein AfpA; the protein is MKPKKIAWGITGAGEKIEKTYETMVDIQEKYRDQVDIRVFVSNAGKQVLKFYRLYKKIQENFQHVSFEVNSNAPFLAGDVQLHKYEFLLIAPCTSNTVAKLASRIGDTMITNAVIMGQKSRVPIHIMPVDFKEGVTVTKIPNGDDLILELTEEDIDCVRKVSKMKNTHVFEATDKIYDVFEKYVK